Proteins encoded together in one Lathyrus oleraceus cultivar Zhongwan6 chromosome 5, CAAS_Psat_ZW6_1.0, whole genome shotgun sequence window:
- the LOC127084776 gene encoding uncharacterized protein LOC127084776 isoform X2, protein MEGGESSKTDNPNWEVELSKYENVIASGTNSMKIKSMIMLANYSKQAPENVLSTTIPFLIQILDHDNTENDFPPSLLQEAAAYCLKCIACRGDGSMAVEMGRHGVAYSLMRLLPRAEGKMQKVVIKCLLVVVSFCNRSRTVVAANDGLEIVIGLLNTCSSDVRLYLLEILSALALRREVRKELVRLGDLRFIVEAAGVGSMVSRERASQSIGLIGVTRQARHTLVELEVIPVLVELFRVGDNGTKLVAANTLGVVSAHVDYIRPVAQAGAIPLYAELLQGSDASGKEIAEDVFCILGVAEANAVEIVGHLVRILREGDDEAIAAVADVIWDLSGYKHAISVIRDSGAILILVELLGHGSEEIKLNVSGAFAQLSYDEAGRTALADAGAIPILIDLLLNETEELRDNVVEALSNFHEDPLYRDRVSDVVNVPSFRNLQNRLISIRASNEHMTRSLRRTSVEQLIWNPDHV, encoded by the coding sequence ATGGAAGGGGGTGAAAGTAGTAAAACTGATAACCCTAATTGGGAAGTTGAACTAAGCAAGTATGAGAATGTTATAGCTTCAGGAACCAATTCTATGAAAATTAAATCTATGATTATGCTGGCCAATTACTCCAAACAAGCCCCTGAAAATGTATTATCCACCACCATACCATTTCTCATTCAGATTCTTGATCATGATAACACTGAAAATGACTTTCCTCCTAGTTTACTTCAAGAAGCTGCTGCTTATTGCTTGAAGTGTATTGCTTGCAGAGGTGATGGTAGTATGGCAGTTGAAATGGGTAGACATGGTGTTGCATATTCTTTGATGAGATTGTTGCCTCGCGCTGAGGGAAAGATGCAGAAAGTTGTGATAAAATGTTTGTTGGTTGTTGTTAGTTTTTGTAATAGAAGTAGGACAGTTGTTGCAGCTAATGACGGATTAGAAATTGTAATCGGTTTGTTGAATACTTGTAGCAGTGATGTTAGATTGTATTTGTTAGAGATTTTGAGTGCGTTGGCGCTTCGGAGGGAAGTTAGAAAGGAACTTGTTAGGTTAGGAGATCTTCGTTTTATTGTAGAGGCTGCTGGTGTTGGAAGTATGGTTTCTAGGGAAAGGGCTTCCCAGTCGATTGGATTGATTGGAGTTACGAGACAGGCTAGGCATACACTTGTTGAATTAGAAGTCATACCGGTGCTTGTGGAGTTGTTTCGCGTTGGAGATAACGGTACAAAGCTTGTAGCTGCTAATACTCTCGGTGTGGTATCGGCTCATGTTGATTACATTAGACCAGTTGCTCAAGCTGGGGCTATTCCTCTTTACGCCGAGCTTCTTCAAGGAAGCGATGCTTCTGGTAAGGAGATAGCGGAGGATGTGTTTTGTATATTGGGTGTTGCTGAGGCTAATGCGGTTGAAATTGTTGGTCACTTGGTGAGAATTCTTAGAGAAGGTGATGATGAAGCTATAGCAGCAGTTGCTGATGTGATATGGGATCTGTCGGGATACAAGCACGCAATTTCTGTGATTCGGGATTCAGGTGCGATCCTGATCCTTGTTGAACTTTTGGGCCATGGGAGTGAAGAAATAAAGTTGAATGTTTCTGGGGCATTTGCTCAACTAAGCTATGATGAAGCTGGTAGAACGGCTCTTGCTGATGCTGGGGCAATTCCGATTCTCATTGATTTGCTACTCAACGAGACCGAGGAACTAAGGGATAATGTTGTTGAGGCTCTTTCTAATTTTCATGAAGACCCTTTATACCGTGATAGAGTATCTGATGTAGTTAATGTTCCTTCGTTCAGAAATTTGCAGAATAGACTGATTAGTATTCGTGCATCGAACGAGCATATGACTCGATCTTTACGTAGAACGAGTGTTGAACAGCTCATTTGGAACCCGGATCATGTGTAA